The DNA region TATTGTTTACTATTCGGTGCATTGATCTCGCCTACAGATCCAGTTGCCGTATTAAGTATTTTAAAGCAAGCCAATGTCTCCAAATCCTTAGAGACCAAAGTCGCAGGGGAATCTTTATTTAACGATGGGATGTCGGTTGTAATGTTTGCGGTGATATTGCAATTGGCTCAAGGGGCGGAAATTGATTTAACCTTTAAAAATATTTGTTGGTTATTATTGAAAGAAGCAGGAGGTGGTTTGCTTTTGGGTGTATTATTGGGATGGGGCGCTTCGCGTGCGATGCGTAGAGTAGATGACTACAAAATTTCCGTATTGACGACGCTTTCTGTAGTAATGGGCGGTTACCTAATTGCTCATGCAATGCATATTTCTGGTCCATTGACGATGGTTGCGGCGGGTTTGTTTATGGGAAATTTCAATGTGAGATTCACGATGAAGTCCGAAACGCGCGATTATTTGAATAAGTTTTGGGAATTGATTGATGAGATTTTGAACTCGATTTTGTTTTTATATATTGGATTGCAACTTCTTTTAATGCCCAACTTATGGCATTATTGGGCGCCAGGCATTATATGTATTTTTGTAGTTTTATTTGCCCGATTAATATCAATTTGGATACCGACGAAGATTATTCCATTCAAAGAAAAATTTGGACCGCAAACTGTAAAAGTTTTGGTTTGGGGTGGTATACGTGGAGGCGTGTCCATTGCATTGGCACTTTCATTACCTGATGGACCTTGTCAAGGAATTATTATCGCGATAACATACGTAGTGGTAATTTTTTCCATTATAGTTCAAGGATTGACAATTGGTAAATTAGCGAAGAAAATGGAGGTGGAGTAAATCAAAATAAAATAAATAACTTGTTATGTTGAAGTTTCTATTTTCTATAATTATAGTATTAATATCAAATAATATACATGCTTAGTTTGATAATCAAACTTGGGTAAATAGTCAAGTTTTAAATTCAAAATTAAAGATTGAATTAGATAAAAATATTGCATTAGACTCACATTCTGATGTTTTTCAACAAGGATTGTTTTTTGTTTATTTTAAAACGGATGGTAAGAAAATTTCCGAAATAAATTTGGATTCTGCAGGTAGTTTAACTTCATTTGGAATGATTTTTCAAAGTACATTAAGTCAGTTATTGAAGTATAATTCTCTAATCTTACCAAGAAAAACAAAAACTGATTTCATATTACCAGTAATTTATAGTTATTGAAACAAATCCAAAAAGCCTTCAAGTGTTAAAGAAATCTTGGATGAATTACCTACGGTAAATATGGATTCTCTTATTTTAAATTCTCATGATATCCCATTTCAATTGAAGGAAAAGCAAATATTTAATATTCTTAAATTCAAACAGTTAGTAAATAGTCCAGTTAATATTTTACCCTTTTACTACTATTCTAATGTAAATTCAAAAGTTATATAAGCTACTATAACTAACTTAAACCCATAACTTTTTTAAGTCTTTCTTTTTTATTTCTAGCAATAGGAATTTCAAATCCTTCATTGATAAGTAAACGATCTCCATCTTGTTTGATCCAACTTTTTATATGTGTGAGATTAACAAGATAAGATTGGTGACATCTGAAAAAACCTTGATTTTCAAGTAATTCTTCGTATTCAAATATGGGTTTACTAGATGTGATTTTTGTATGATCTTGTAAATAAAGATGTGTGTAATTATTGTCAGACTTACAAAATAAAAGTTCTTTAGGATCTATAAAAATAGTTTCTCTGCTGCTATTGATGGCGATTTTGGATAATGCCTTTTGATTGATAGATAAAATCAAATTTTCCAATTTGCTATTGTTACTTTTATTCTCCAAATTTTTTGATGCTCGTTCAATTGCATTTTGCAGTTCGGAAATATTAATTGGTTTGAGTAAATAATCAATCGCTGAAAATCGAATCGCTTGTATAGCGAATTGATCAAATGCTGTTACAAAGATTACTTCAAACTGAGGATTGGCAAAGGATTTCAAAAGGTCGAATCCATTTTTATTGGGCATTTGAATATCCAGAAATATTAATTGTGGTTGTAATTCTTTTATTTTTAGAATAGCTTGATCCACATTTGGTGTGAAATCAAGGACGTTTACATTAGGACAATATTTTCGAATTAGAAGATGAAGATTCTCAATATTGCCTAATTCATCATCTACTATAATTGCGCTTATTGGGGGCATTTACATCCAGTTTTTAAATATTAATAGAATATTTGTACCATTTGAGGACGAATTTATTTGCAATAAAATCAGTTCTTCTTTAAACTCTTGGTTCATAAGCGCAATTCTCTTTTGCGTTAATTCTAGTCCAAACCCTTTTTCTATATTCATGGTGTCAAAACCGTAACCATTATCATTTATTTCAATGAAAATATCTTCTCCTTTTAGTTTGATAATTATGGAAATATTGCCTTGGATTTCTGTATTACTAAGGCCATGTTTGATTGCATTTTCAACAAAAGGTTGCAATAAAAATGGTGGAATATTTGTTTCAAATAGATTGATATTGGGATCAATTTGAATCGAATATTCAAATTGAGTTCGTAATTGTTCGAGTTGTACATAGTTCTGTAGATTTTTCAATTCAATTTCCAAAGGAATTTCTTTCAACTTACTTTCTTTTAAAGATTCACGTAATAATTGTCCGAAAGAGTATAAATATTGACTCGCTTTATCGATATCGCCCTTATTGATAATGCCTTGTATAGAATTTAGCGCGTTGAATGTAAAATGCGGATTTAATAATGCATATAGATTATCCAATTCATTTTCTGATTTTTTGGCTTTTGTTTTAATGGATTTTGCAAGTTTTTTTTGTTGAATATATTTAAAATAAAGTATGCCTAGAATGATCAATATAATTAACAATAGTAAAATTCCAATTAGAAATATTGGTGTTTTATACCAAGGTTGCTCAATAAGGAAATTTATATTTAATATTTCCGCTTTCTGTCGAGATAATCTAATTTGTAAATTGTAGAATCCAGGATTTAAATCTTTTAAAATGATATTATTGTTATTGTAATCATTTGTTTTCCATTTATTTATATTTTCCCCGTTTTTGTAGAGTGTATATTCTAAAGCCTTTTTTTCGTATATTTTAGTATCTAGCTGAAGCCAAAGATTATTTTCTTTATCAGACATTTTTATGGTGTCTTTAAGATTCAAATGAGTATTGTTCTCCTCTATTGTTAAATTTTTTGATGCTATTTTTTCAAAAAGATTTGCATTATTAGAAGACGCGAAAAAAGAAATTTTTGGTTTAATCTTCTGATAATATATAATAGTTGAAGTGATTATTTGATGAGTTTTATTTCTGAGAAGGAAAACAAGATAATTTCCCAATTTAGGTGTATACCCATCTGACATACCTACACCAACACCCATATTTCCAATTGCTTCATTTGTAAAATTTGTAAATTTTTTCCAAGGTGTAATGATTTTCTTATTATTCACTAAAACTTCGT from Rhizosphaericola mali includes:
- a CDS encoding cation:proton antiporter, yielding MELYYSFSVLIVVASFFAYLNYRFLKLPATIGIMVIAMIVSLVMATLGDRFFPKTFFKFFNLVNQFDFTEVLMGAMLNFLLFAGGIHVNINNLKAEKGPIMIFSTVSVIISAFVVAYIVYYVFPLIGLHIPFIYCLLFGALISPTDPVAVLSILKQANVSKSLETKVAGESLFNDGMSVVMFAVILQLAQGAEIDLTFKNICWLLLKEAGGGLLLGVLLGWGASRAMRRVDDYKISVLTTLSVVMGGYLIAHAMHISGPLTMVAAGLFMGNFNVRFTMKSETRDYLNKFWELIDEILNSILFLYIGLQLLLMPNLWHYWAPGIICIFVVLFARLISIWIPTKIIPFKEKFGPQTVKVLVWGGIRGGVSIALALSLPDGPCQGIIIAITYVVVIFSIIVQGLTIGKLAKKMEVE
- a CDS encoding LytR/AlgR family response regulator transcription factor, whose protein sequence is MPPISAIIVDDELGNIENLHLLIRKYCPNVNVLDFTPNVDQAILKIKELQPQLIFLDIQMPNKNGFDLLKSFANPQFEVIFVTAFDQFAIQAIRFSAIDYLLKPINISELQNAIERASKNLENKSNNSKLENLILSINQKALSKIAINSSRETIFIDPKELLFCKSDNNYTHLYLQDHTKITSSKPIFEYEELLENQGFFRCHQSYLVNLTHIKSWIKQDGDRLLINEGFEIPIARNKKERLKKVMGLS
- a CDS encoding sensor histidine kinase, with the translated sequence MKKILLILLLAITTAELNAQINWSNYSTSELGFVTVAIPYNGTYDNFERKEAGYSNWNPQEKLNIDSSIAEVSPLFFVYDTSKVYFLSPIVNKIFDNSYEYEVLVNNKKIITPWKKFTNFTNEAIGNMGVGVGMSDGYTPKLGNYLVFLLRNKTHQIITSTIIYYQKIKPKISFFASSNNANLFEKIASKNLTIEENNTHLNLKDTIKMSDKENNLWLQLDTKIYEKKALEYTLYKNGENINKWKTNDYNNNNIILKDLNPGFYNLQIRLSRQKAEILNINFLIEQPWYKTPIFLIGILLLLIILIILGILYFKYIQQKKLAKSIKTKAKKSENELDNLYALLNPHFTFNALNSIQGIINKGDIDKASQYLYSFGQLLRESLKESKLKEIPLEIELKNLQNYVQLEQLRTQFEYSIQIDPNINLFETNIPPFLLQPFVENAIKHGLSNTEIQGNISIIIKLKGEDIFIEINDNGYGFDTMNIEKGFGLELTQKRIALMNQEFKEELILLQINSSSNGTNILLIFKNWM